A stretch of DNA from Yoonia sp. G8-12:
AGCCAAGGCGCAAAGCCCGGCCACGGGGGCATGTTGCCGGCGGCCAAGATCACACCTGAAATCGCCGAGGCCCGTGATATTCCAATGGGTGTCGATTGCGTTTCACCGGCCAGTCACAGCGCCTTTAAAGGGCCGATGGGACTGGTCAAATTTGTGGGTCAACTGCGTGAATTGTCGGATGGCAAACCTATCGGCTTCAAGCTCTGCATCGGGCACCGGCGTGAATTTATGTGTATCGTCAAAGCGATGCTGGAAACAGGCATTACCCCGGATTTTATTGTGGTTGATGGTACCGAAGGCGGCACAGGTGCCGCACCTTTGGAATTTGCCAACCATGTCGGCATGCCCATGATCGAAGGGCTGACTTTCGTGCATAACACCCTGCGCGGGGCGGGTATCCGCGACCGCGTCAAGATCGGGGCGGCGGGCAAGGTGGTCAGTGCCTTTGATATCGCGCGGGCGCTGTCATTGGGGGCTGATTGGTGCAACTCGGCCCGTGGGTACATGTTTGCCATCGGCTGCATTCAGGCGCAAGCCTGCCACACCAATCACTGCCCCGTGGGTGTGACCACACAGGATCCGATCCGGCAGAGAGCGCTGAACGTGAACGATAAGAGCAAACGCGTGGCGCGATTCCATGCAAATACATTGAAAGCCTTGGGCGAGATGGCGGCGGCGGCGGGTCTGGACGATCCTTGCGGCTTCTTGCCCTACCATTTCATGACCCGCAAAGGCGACGGGCAGATGACCGAAGCAGCAGATGTCTATACCTATCTGCGCGAAGGTTTCCTGCTTGATGATGGCACGGACAACCCGATCTACCGCGAACGTTGGGCGCGCGCCAATCCCAACAGCTTTGCCCCACCAGAGGCGGTTAACTAGGGCTATCGCTTTCGTGATCATCGGGGCGCGGCGGCGTGTCGCCCGCTGTGCGCATGAAGAGCGAAACGCGTGGCGTCGTCCCGGTTTCTGACCGCGAACGTGTACGCAAGACGGGTGTGTTTTCGGATGCTCCGCTCCGGCTTTCACGAAGAACAATATAAAGACCGCTTGCTATGATAATACCCGCGCCAATGGCCGTTGCCTGATCAATGCTTTCTTCAAAGAAGAGGTACCCAAAAATGCTGGCCCAAATGATCTGACTATATTGCATAGGCGCGATGATCGCCGCTTCGCCAGATTGATAGGCCGCAATGACAAGGCGGCTGGCAACCCACGCAAAGGCCGCAATAATCGCCAAAAGGCCCAAGTGCTCAATCGGCATCGGCTCATACACAAATGGCAGCGCGCAGGCCATCACGATGAAATTGATCATCATAGGGTAAAGCAGCATCACCACAGGCCGCTCGTCATGCCCGATCTTGCGCACCACGATTGATGCCAAGGATCCGCCGACCGCGGCTGCCAGGGCCGCCAGATGACCCAACGAAAGGTCCGTATCCCCCGGCCGCAATACGACCAGAACCCCCGCAAGGCCAACCAGAACGGCCAGCCAGCGGCGCAGCCTGACGGTTTCACCCAGAACGGGGATCGCCAGCACTGTGATCAATAGAGGAGCCGCAAAAAGGATGGCATAGGTTTGTGCAAGCGGCAGAACAGAGAAAGCGTAAAAGGCCGACACACCTGTCACCACGGCGGCAACCGTGCGCAGGGCAAGCCACCAAGGATGCACCGGCACGAGCGTGCCGGGTGACGCATCCCGCATCAACATCACCATCGCGAGCGGGAAACTCAGCAAAACGCTAAAAAAGACAATCTGGATGGGCGAATAAATCCCACCCAGAATTTTCACCACGACGTCATGCGTAGAGAATATGCCAAAGGCAAGCAAACCAAACAGCGCACCTTTGACATTCGGGGACATCAGACGCTTGCGTCCAACGCAGCCAGGATCACGTCGCCCATTTCTGTCGTGCTAAGTGGGGTGCCGCCTTCAGGCCCCATCAGGTCAGCGGTGCGTGCACCATCGGCCAGCACTTTCTCGATCGCGGCTTCAAGACGGTCGGCCTCGGCGCCTTCATCAAAGGAATAGCGCAGTGCCATGGCGAAACTGAGGATACAGGCAATGGGGTTCGCCTTGCCTTGTCCTGTGATATCAGGAGCGGAACCATGTACCGGTTCATACATCGCCTTGGGGCGACCGTTGGCCATTGGCAGACCCAGCGACGCAGACGGCAACATCCCCAGCGAGCCGGTCAGCATTGCAGCACAATCAGACAGGATATCGCCGAACAGGTTATCGGTCAGGATCACGTCGAACTGCTTGGGCGCACGGACCAGCTGCATGGCGCCGTTATCGGCGTACATGTGGCTCAGTTCTACTTCGGGATAGTCGGCGTGGACTTCGGTCACGACATCACGCCACAAGATACCGCTTTCCATCACATTGGCCTTTTCCATGGAGCAAACCTTCTTGCTCCGCTTCATGGCCAGATCAAAGGCTGCACGTGCCGCGCGTTCGATCTCGGCCTCGGTGTAGCGCTGGGTGTTGATACCCACGCGCATGTTATCTTCAATGTGAATGCCGCGCGGTTCACCAAAATAGACGCCAGAGGTCAGTTCGCGCACGATCATGATATCAAGACCGGCAACAATGTCTTTCTTCAGCGACGAAAAATCAGCCAGCGCGTCAAAGCACTGGGCGGGGCGGAGATTGGCAAAGAGATCCATTTCCTTGCGCAAACGCAGCAACCCGCGTTCTGGTTTCACGCTGAAGTCAAGGTTGTCATACTTCGGCCCACCCACGGCCCCCAGCAGCACGGCGTCAACCTCTTGCGCTTTGGCCATCGTGTCATCGTGCAAGGGTACACCGTGGGCGTCATAGGCCGCACCACCTACCAGATCTTCGGAAACATCAAATTTCAGATCGCGTTTGTCGCCGAACCAACCGATGATCCGCTTCACTTCGTCCATAACTTCGGGGCCAATGCCGTCACCGGCGAGGATCAGAAGAGAAGGGTTTGCCATTGTGTTGGTCCTTGCTTGATTTGGTTGCAAAGGCCCTAACGCGATGGGGCGTCAGGATCAAGATACCGCAGGCGGGGTTACCGGCTGATATCAACCCAGACAAGCCGATGCGGACCGGCGGTTAAACCATCGTCACCGATGAGAGCGCGGTCAGGATCATCCGGCGCGGGCCAGAAAACGCCTGCATCGGTGATGCGCCATTCCCGAGACGGCAGCACATAGCTGACCCGCAAGTCCCCCGGCCCATCCTCTGGCCAGCTAGCGGTTACCTGATCGGGTAGCGGGTCTTGCAGGGAACTAAGCGCCAAGAAATCCGTCATGGCCTGCCGATAACCTTCGCCCCCATTCGGATCAAGATTGGCATTTCCCGCGATAGCAAAACTGTCCGGGGCTGGACCAAGGCCACCCTCCAACACATGCGCCCACAGGCGCAGTTCATCACGGTTGCGCAGCCCGTTCATATCTTCCGGTCCGTCAAAAACGGGTGGTGTTGCATCAAATGCCATCACTGAAAGAGGAGGCCCACCTGGCACAGCGATCGGAACAATCCAATGCCCGTTCGATGACAAACGCAAGTCATCCAACACTGCGGCGCTGAGGAAGGGCGCATCTGCCAGTTGCGGCAGCGTTGCATCAGGCAGATCCTTCCAAAGCATATCAGATAGGTCCGTCACCTGCCCCGCCAATATCGGAAACCGCGATAAGATCGCCATGCCGCCATCGCCAGCGAACCGCCCGTACCCTTGGGCATCGCGCGCCTCACCCAGCCGCCCGTTTGAATTAAGATCAAGACCGGTTGCCAAGCCCGCATTGGGCCTCAAAGCAAACAAATGCGGGTAAGGTTTGGTGAAAGACGCGGCAAAAGCTGCGAGGGCAATGCCATCAAGATCATAGTCAAAATCTGTCAGGACCAGAATATCAGGCGCAACATGGGCAATAACTTTCTGAATGGCCATGATCTGTGTGTCATCGCCCGCTTGGATATCACGCAATAAAAGGCCCGGCCCATCACCGCTCAGTGGTGCTGCAAACGTCGCAACGCGAATTGTCTCGGCGTGGGCCATTCCGGCCGCGCCAACCACAATCAACACCTGCGTCCAAAATCCTAGCGATCGTGGGCTCTTCCGCGTTGCATCTGGATCATCTGCGCAACACGGCTGAGAGCCACTCCCCGCATCAGAATACTGGCTGGCAAAAATGCCCATGCAGAAACCGTCCAAATCAACGTCTGTGGATTGTCGAGGTTGATCGGCGTCCCCAATGACGCCACCAACTTCAAAATCGCTGGCACCAAGAAAGGCAACAAGAATCCTAAGATAATGTTAACGCGACCATCCCGCTGAAGGCGTCTGACAACATCACCCCCCGCCGTGGGATCAAATGTGGGCAGGTTGATCCAGACATTGAACGCACCAGTCCGGCGGGGCCAGCGGTAAAGCCGCAGCAAGATGATGAACCAGATGACTGAGAAGACCGAGATCAGATAGCTGAGCCCCGCCGCATCCCGCAGATGCTGAATAACCTTGGGATCCGTACCATCAGGCATCATCAGCACCATCAGGCGCACCGGCGAGTAAGGGAAATCAATTGTTGCGCCGATCACGCTCCCACTGTTCTGGAAATAGGTCGACGCGACACTGGGTGTTTCAACGCCTTTAAAAATCATCGCAAGGCAGAAGACCGTTGCGAAAAGTGCCGAGAAGCGAACTCTGTTAAAGGGGGCGCATCGCGGAATTCAACAAGACTGGGGCTGCTCGAGCTGTATTCAACGATCGTGAAAAGCGCGCCAAAGATCGCCACCAGTACAATAATCTGTGTGCTGTCTGATCCGCTGCTGGGCACAAGCGCATAGGGCATGACGACCAGCATCACGACCAGAATGGCCCTCACCAGTGCTGCAGGCAAACGAGATAACACTGCTCTTCATCCTCTACGGGGCTAACACAGTACGGGCGATATCCCGCCAGTGAACCCTCAACTATACCGATGGTTTTTCGTTGCTCAGTAATCCTGATCAAATCCTCCCGCACGCTTCAACTGATGGGGGCCAGAAACGCCTTAAAATTGATATTTTGGCGTGAGAGTGATGCCGGAATACCACCCCACTGGCGCAAATTGGCCGCGCCCGCCTGATTACAGACGCCCATGTCGTCACGACGGGCAAAAGAAAAGAAAAAGCCGCACCCGAAGGCGCGGCTCATCTCATTGGCTTAATTTGAAACTTAAACCCAAGGTCGGGCTGCTGCGGCCTTAGCTTCAAATGTGTCAATAGATGCGGCTTTTTCCATCGTCAAACCGATGTCATCAAGACCGTTCATCAGACAGTGTTTCTTGAAGGAGTCGACCTCAAAACTGAAGGTATCGCCATCCGAAGTGGTTACCGTCTGTGCATCCAAATCGATTTCAATGCGCGCATTCGAGCCCTTTTCGGCGTCTTTCATCAACACATCCACCTGCTCTTGCGGCAGCACGATGGGCAGGATGCCGTTCTTGAAACAGTTGTTGTAGAAGATATCCGCATAGGACGGCGCGATCACGCAAGTGATGCCGAAATCGGCAATCGCCCACGGCGCATGTTCACGCGATGACCCGCAGCCAAAGTTTTCGCCAGCCACCAGAATTTGTGTATCGCGATACTGCGGCTTGTTGAGGACAAAATCCGGGATCTCGTTACGGTCGTCATCATAGCGCATCTCGTCAAACAGGTTCACACCAAGACCAGAGCGCTTGATCGTTTTCAAGAACTGCTTGGGGATGATCATATCGGTGTCGATGTTGACCAATGGCATCGGTGCGGCAATACCGCTGAGTTTTGTGAACTTTTGCATTACATCATCTCCCGCACGTCGGTCAGTTTACCTGTGATAGCCGCTGCTGCTGCCATCGCAGGCGACATCAGGTGTGTCCGTCCGCCACGGCCCTGACGGCCTTCAAAGTTACGGTTGGACGTCGCTGCACACCGCTCGCCCGGCGCCAACTGATCGGGGTTCATCGCCAGACACATGGAACAGCCCGCAAGCCGCCATTCAAAACCGGCGTCGATGAAAATCTGCGCCAGCCCCTCTTCTTCGGCCTGAGCCCGCACAAGACCAGAGCCCGGCACGACCATCGCCCGCAACCCGTCTTTCTTCTTCTTGCCCTTCAGGATGGCCGCCGCCGCCCGCAGGTCTTCGATCCGACCGTTGGTGCAAGAACCGATAAAGACGGTGTCGATCTCGATTTCGGACAGGGGTGTACCCGGCTTGAGGTCCATGTAGTCCAGCGAGCGCTGTGCTGCACCGACCTTGCCACCGGTGAAATCACTGGCAGCAGGCACCACCGCCGTGATTGGCAGCACGTCTTCCGGTGACGTACCCCACGTCACAACAGGGGCGATATCTTCGCCTTTCAGTGTGATGACCTTATCAAAATGCGCGCCTTCGTCGGTGTAGAGCGTGCGCCAGTAGGCCTCAGCTGCTTCCCATGCGGCCCCTTTGGGGGCATGTGGGCGGCCTTTGCAGTATTCATAGGTCTTCTCATCAGGTGCGATCAAACCAGCACGTGCGCCACCTTCGATCGCCATGTTGCAGACGGTCATGCGCCCTTCCATGGACAGATCGCGGATCGCCTCACCGCAATACTCAATCACATAGCCTGTGCCGCCAGCAGTGCCGGTCGCACCGATCACGGACAGCGTGATATCCTTGGCCGTCACACCGGGGCGCAGTTTGCCGGTGATCTCGACCTTCATGTTCTTGGATTTCTTCTGGATCAGCGTCTGGGTGGCCAGCACATGTTCAACCTCGGATGTGCCGATACCGTGGGCCAGCGCGCCAAAGGCCCCGTGGGTCGCTGTGTGGCTGTCGCCGCAGACCACGGTCATGCCGGGCAATGTCCAGCCCTGCTCGGGTCCGACGATATGCACGATGCCCTGACGCACGTCAGACACGGGGTAGTAGTGAATGCCAAAATCCTTGGCGTTGGTATCAAGGGCGGCGACCTGAATGGCGCTGTCTTCGGTCATGTTCTTGGGGTCATCACGGCCCGGTGTCGTAGGCACGTTGTGGTCCGGCACGGCAATCGTCTTTTCCGGTGCGCGCACCTTACGGCCTGCCAAACGCAACCCTTCAAAGGCTTGCGGACTGGTCACTTCGTGGACCAGATGGCGGTCGATATACAGCAGGCAGGTGCCGTCTTCGGCTTCATGGGCTACATGCGCATCCCAGATTTTATCATAGAGCGTTTTGGGGGACATGGTCCTCTCCCGTATCAAAATGTCAGTGGTCGTCAGGCGTGCGGAAACAGCTATCGTTAGCCGCGGGCTAGGATTGTGCTGCGCGCACCAAAAAACCGCCAAGGCAGGCGGGCGCGATCATCCATGTCAAAAACCTTTTTCATGGGCCATCAGATACACAGGCTTGGCCTTTGCCGCAAGAGACTGTCACCACATCTCAATAGTAATTTCAGGTCTTACGTTGGCATCAGGTTATGTGCGCGCAACAGTAAATGCGTTATTCGCACCAGTTTCTGCAGCTATCACTTGATCGAAGGTCGCTTGCGCACCCTCAACCGTCAGGCCTGCGTTCAAAGTCACGTCGACACTGATGGCGTTCTCGATATCGTCAGGGTTCAGGCCCGACCCGATAATGAATATACGCGCGCCTTCGAAGCTCTGACCCTCAGCTAAGACTTCATCCTCTGCCAGGGTTACTTCGATATTATATCCAGGGGTCCCGTCATTGATTGTCCCTTCCGTAAGCGTCACCAGCAGATCCGCATCCATGAGGGCGGGGTCTGTGGTATCCAGCGTCAGGATAAGCTGATCGCCGGCACCGAAACCGTCGACAATTGCGACTGTTTGACCGTCATCACCAACATTGGCGAAGGAATAGAAGTTGCTGGCGTCCTGATCATCTTCAAGGAAGCCGCGACCGGTGACCATAATCAGATCATCATTGCCGTCTGTCCCGATTGCGCGGCCTTGCTCGCCCCACAGAAACATTTCATCGTCGCCACCCGCGCCGCGGATCAGATCCGTACCGGTATAGCCATAGATCACATCGTCACCACGCCCACCCCGCAGGATATCGTTACCTTCGCCACCGTTGATAACATCGTTATCAAGGCCACCGTCGATGGTATCGTTACCACCGCCGCCGTTCAGAATATCGTCGCCAGCACGCCCTTCAATAACATCTCGATCTGCGCCACCATTCACCGTGTCATTGCCCAACCCAGCATTGATGAAATCAAGCCCGCCACCACCGTTGATGACGTCATCACCATCAAATCCAAGGATCAGATCATCACCGTCTGTTCCTTCCAGCGGATCATCCGGATCAAGTGTACCGCGAATTTCGTTCCCGCTATCGTCATCGCCATCGTCATCGCCACCGATAAGAGGAACAAGCAGAGCGCCGCCTGCTAGCAAGAGAAGAATTATGCTGATGTCCATCAATATGTTCTTTCACAAAATAAATACCCTAGCAAAACACTAGCGCTACTCTGCCGCTGTCACAAGAATTCAAACTGGCACCAGAAGATAACGATGGCGTGGACAAGGAATACGCCACTTGCCCGCACCACACCTACATGCGACGCTATTGATCAGGATCAATACAACAGGATCGAAATGGCCCAACACACCAGTGCACCGACCACCCCAAGCGTGAATGAGTCTTTTCAGGCACCGCTGCAAGAGGTCATCAGTATCAGCACTGATCTGTTCACACAGGCGCAGGTCTTCATCGATAGCATGTTCCGCACCTGGAACCTCTATCAGATTCTGATGGCTTTGGCCGTTTTTGCCGTAGCGCATCTGTTGCGCGCCATTCTGGGGCCGCGCATTCGGGCCTGGATGGGATCGCGCGAGAATTGGCCAAAGTGGCGCATGCGGATTCTGGTGGTTGTCCACCAACGGCTCCGCGCGATTTTCTTTGTCGCGCTGATCTGGATTGTCGTTTTCGCGATGCGCGAAATCACATGGCCCAGCCGCAGCTATCTTCTTAGCGTGATTGGCACATTGGCGCTGGCATGGCTGCTGATCGTGTTTGCAACACGGCTCATCAAAAGCCTGCTCTTGCGCAGATTTGTCCGCTATGGCGCATGGACATGGGCGACCTTGCAAATATTAGGCCTGCTCGAGGTAGCCGAGCGTTTGCTGGACAGTATCGGGTTCCGTATCGGGGATATCCATTTCTCGCTGCTTTTGCTTGTTCAAGGCCTTGTTATTCTTGGTGTCCTGATTGCCGCCGCACGGTTCTTTACCACAACCACCACCAGCCGTATCAAAGCCAACGAAGACATCAGCCCGTCGATGCAAGTGTTGATCGTCAAAGGCGTGCAGATCGCGTTTTATGGCGCGGCCTTCTTTCTGGGTGTACGCGCGCTGGGAATTGACCTGACGGGTCTTGCTGTTCTGTCTGGTGCGATTGGTGTGGGTCTTGGTTTTGGTCTGCAAAAGGTTGTGTCGAACCTTGTGTCCGGCGTCATCATTCTGCTGGATAAGTCGATCAAACCCGGCGATGTGATCAGCCTTGGCGACACCTTCGGCTGGATCAATTCACTGGGCGCGCGTTATGTCTCGGTCGTCACACGCGACGGGCGCGAATATCTGATCCCCAACGAAGACCTGATTACGGGCCAAGTGGTTAACTGGTCTCACTCGAACGATTTCGTGCGCTTGGATATCAACTTTGGCACCGCCTACAGCGACAACCCGCATGAGGTGCGGCGCATCGCGATTGAAGCCGCCCAAAGTGTTGACCGCGTCCTGAGCGACCGGAACACGGTCTGCCATATCGTGGGCTTCGGCGATAGCTCGGTTGATTACCTGTTGCGGTTCTGGATCAGGGACCCGACGGGCGGCCTGACCAACATCCGCGGAAATGTCTATCTGGCACTCTGGGATGCCTTCGCAGAGCACGGCATCAGCATCCCGTTCCCGCAAAGGGAAGTGAAACTGCTGGAGAGCGAGCAGGTAAATGTGCGGATGGGGGATTAGAGGGCAAGGGGCGGCTTTGCGGGACCAAGCCGACTTTCACTGGCTTCTAGTCAACGTCTGCTCCATCAACTTTCACGTGCGTCCGACGTCAAAAGCTACCCCAAGTATATCTGCCCTGATGGATACTTCACGCGCGGAACACTCCGGGTTGCGAGGAAAAACCCGATGGCGAGAGGGCCAACGCGCCCGATAAACATCGTGAAGATAATTACGGCGCGTCCAAAACCGTCCAACTCGCCTGTCGCACCACGTGACAATCCAACTGTCCCGAATGCGGACGTGACCTCGAACGCAAGATCCATGAAGTTGCCGTCATGGCTAATCGAGACGATGAAAATTCCTGTCAGCACAAGCAACAGCGAGGTTGTCGTTAAAGCCATTACCTTCATGACTTCCTCCAATCCGATCGAGCGGCCAAATGCGTGAAGTACGGTTCGTCTGCGAAAGAAGGCGACGGTGGCCAGCAAAAGAACGGCCAGCGTCGTCACCTTGATACCGCCTGCCGTGGATGTGCTGCCACCGCCCACGACCATCAGCGTCATGGTCAGCATTGTCGAGCTGTCGTGCATGCCGCCCGTATTGACCGTGTTGAAGCCGGCAGTGCGTGGCGTTACACCCTGAAACCAGCTCGCCCATAGCTTTTCGCCTGTGGTAAGCGTGCCGAGTGTTTCTGGGTTGGACCATTCCAGCAAAGCAAATGCGACACCCCCCACACGATCAGCACCAGCGTGCCAACCAGCATCAGCTTCGTATGCAGGGTCAATTTAGCCCAATTGCGCTTTTGATAGATATCACCCAGCACAATGAACCCGATGCCACCGAAGATAAACAGCAACGGTATGGTGATATTGACCACAGGGTTGCCAACCCATTGCGACAAGCTGTCAGGATGCAACGCAAATCCGGCGTTGTTGAACGCTGATATTGAATGGAATACCGCCTGCCAGATGCCATTCCAGCCGTATTGAGGCACAAACACGAAGGCGAGGATGATTGCGCCAATTGTCTGGCACACCAGCGCGATCACGAGGATGATGCGCACGAGGACAGTCAGGTTCGATAAAGATGTCTGGTTGATTTCTTCGCGCAAGATCAAGCGCTGCGGCATGCCAACCTGTATCCCCAGCGCGCCCAGAACCAGAACAGCCGTGGTCATCAGACCGAGCCCCCCAAGCTGGATAAGGATCGCGATAACGGCTTGGCCAAAACCGGTGAACGCCGATCCTGTGTCGGCCAGCACAAGCCCCGTCACAGTCACGGCAGAAGTCGATGTGAAAATTGCCTCGCTCAAACCGATATCGCCGGTATGCGACACTGGCAACCACAGGATCATGGCGCCAACGATGATGAACACAATGTACGCCAGCACCAGAATGGCGGGAGGCGACAGGTTAATGGACTTCTTGGCCCCCAAGAAAATTTCAAGCGGCGCATCATCGTCATAGGCTACCAGCAAAGTCGCGCAGTTTCTTGCGTTGGCCCAGAAACAACAACAAATCATCGCGCTCCAACGTGCAATCGCTCCCATCCTGACCGAGAAATTCGGTCCCCCGCATGACGCCGATGCAGCGTAAGTCGAACTCTTCCGTATGTTTCAGGTCGGACAGGGATTTGCCCTCGAAGCTCTCGGGAATGCGGAAATTCACGACGTGATAGCCATTGCCCAGACTGACGTAATCACGAACCAACGGGTTATGCAGAACCTGTGCAATGTGTTGCCCTACCTCGACCTCTGGGTGAATAATGCGGTCGACGCCAAGCTTGCTGAGGATGCGGTGGTGTGTCTTGGTCGTCGCCTTCGCCCAGACGACGGGCACGCCGATCAGTTTGAGGTTGATCGCAGCCAGAATGCTGGCCTCGAGGTCCGACCCCATCGCCACAAGACCGATTGCGCAATCTGCCAATCCGGCCTCACGCAATGCCACGTCATCGCGCGCATCCACAATCATCGCTTGAGACAGATCTTCTGCGTGTCTTGCGACCCTGTGTTCGGCAATATCGATCCCGATGACGTGGTTGCCAAAACGCTGTAGTTCGGTGGCGACGGTGCTTCCGAAATTTCCAAGGCCAATGACGCCGAATGCTCGATTTTTGTGCTTTGCCATGATGTTATGATTGGCCAATCCATTTGTGTGTAAATTTGGTGTGTTCACTATTCGGTATGCGTCACCGAACAACGCGCGTGGACAGTATTCGTTCCGATTTATATTACTGTGAGTATGTGAAAGAGGATAGCCGGATCAAACCCATATAAAGACTGTTGTGGATTTCGTCAGGTCAGGTCCTGTGATGAATAAGCCACCGACAAAATGCCTCTGTCACAACTGCTTATTCGGCTATGCATAAACGACTGCCTTTGACTTTATGACAAGTCCCGCTGGAACCCCAACAGTTGTTGAATATTTCATCACTGGGGATAGCAGCCATTCGTGTGCAGTGCAGCATCAGTCAAAATGGGCTCTCCCGGCACCTTAGCCGTGCTGATCAAGAGCGGCTGCTTCAGGAAACCGCGCTTTTCGCTGCAACGCACACAAACTGGTAAGGCGCGGACGAAAAGAATCTTCGTCGTAGTTCCACGAACGTCGGCTTCAAAGACCAGAGACAAGTCATTTAACAAATGGAAAAAGCGCCAAAGTTCACACTTGAAGCCTGCACTTAAACCCAACAAGTATCATTCCGTGGTCGCTCTCACCTGCGCCGGTGTTTGCCCTGTCCAGGCACGAAACGCGCGGTGGAAGGCATTGGTGTCGCGGTAGGCGAGCAGGCTGGCGACCTGTTTGACCGACATGTCGCTATTGCGCAGGTATCTTAGCGCGAGAGATTTTCGCGTGTCGGTCAGAATGTCCTGAAAAGTAACGCCCTCTGCTTGCAGTTCCCGCAGCAGCCCCGTGCGGCTTTTCGACAGGCGTTCGCACACATAGGCAATCGACGGATCGCCATCGCCAATGGCCTCGATCAAGCAGGCACGGACGCGTTCTGGCATGCTGATTGCCGTATTGGCTTGCGCAAGTTGCAGCTTAAGATCCGGCTCGACGGAGGTCCAAAGGGCTGCGTTTTCTGACACCAGAGAGAGGCGCGCATCCGGTGGCGAATAGACAATCTCGGGATCGCCGATCAGTGGCATGATGCCGAAGACTTCAGCCAATTCATGCCGCTTTTCATCGGATACGTGGAAAAACACCTTTTCGGGCACAAGGCGCCTTGCCGTACAGGAACACGCCTTTTCATGTAAAAAGAGCAGGATTCCCGGCGCAAGGCACGCGGGGAAATCAGTGTTTTGCCGCAAGAGACGGATGGCGACACGCAAGCGGCCTCTGTCGTTTTTGACCGTCATCGTCATCGGACCGAAAACGTGTTTGAACTTTGCAAACCGTTCAAAACCGGTACGCAGGTCAGGGGCGCAAGACAAGGCAAAGAAAATCGGGGATGTTGCCCCATTGGCAAGGCCGCGACCTATGTGTGTTTCAATGTCGGTGCGCTTGGATCGCGCAACGATCGTATCCCAGATTTTGAAGAAGTCAGCTTCGGTGATACGGACGCCGTGACCGGTGGCAATGCGCTCGGGCAGGCCCGCGTCAAAGACAACGTCGCGGGGGTCCATTTCCATCAGTTTGCAGACGGCTCCGAACAGGATCGTTGTTGAATAGAGTGCGGTGTTGTCGTGATCCACGGCAGAGCCTCTTCGCCAATTTCTTACTTTCATTCGTGGCGGGTTTGCGGCGGGCAAGCAAGCCGTTTGGGACGATTTGCAAGTCTTTGGGACGAAGTGCAAGTTGCCGCGGGGCTTCCCCGCCATCACGGTCAAGGGAACGCTCATTGGAGGATTTTCAATGGAATTGACGGTAAACGGCGAAACGAAAACGGTTGCGCTGCCCGAGGACACGCCGCTGCTCTGGGTGCTGCGTGAAGGGCTGAACATCACAGGCGTCAAATACGGCTGCGGGATTGCCCAATGTGGCGCTTGCACCGTCCATATCGACGGAGAGG
This window harbors:
- a CDS encoding FMN-binding glutamate synthase family protein, encoding MQKLISLQRYGTFAVVTVLTLVCFIIGFWATWVFVLAAIFGAFTLLGVHNVRQDRHAILRNYPILGNLRFIFEKIRPEIRQYLIESDQDEQPFSREQRSLVYQRAKGAEDKRPFGTQEKVYEAGYSWLTHSVEPTHFDSTDFRVMVGGPDCKHPYNASLYNISAMSFGALSANAIAALNKGAKIGGFAHDTGEGGISRYHREGGDLIFEVGSGYFGCRNDDGTFNPEKFTKVVADDQVKMIEIKLSQGAKPGHGGMLPAAKITPEIAEARDIPMGVDCVSPASHSAFKGPMGLVKFVGQLRELSDGKPIGFKLCIGHRREFMCIVKAMLETGITPDFIVVDGTEGGTGAAPLEFANHVGMPMIEGLTFVHNTLRGAGIRDRVKIGAAGKVVSAFDIARALSLGADWCNSARGYMFAIGCIQAQACHTNHCPVGVTTQDPIRQRALNVNDKSKRVARFHANTLKALGEMAAAAGLDDPCGFLPYHFMTRKGDGQMTEAADVYTYLREGFLLDDGTDNPIYRERWARANPNSFAPPEAVN
- a CDS encoding DMT family transporter, which translates into the protein MSPNVKGALFGLLAFGIFSTHDVVVKILGGIYSPIQIVFFSVLLSFPLAMVMLMRDASPGTLVPVHPWWLALRTVAAVVTGVSAFYAFSVLPLAQTYAILFAAPLLITVLAIPVLGETVRLRRWLAVLVGLAGVLVVLRPGDTDLSLGHLAALAAAVGGSLASIVVRKIGHDERPVVMLLYPMMINFIVMACALPFVYEPMPIEHLGLLAIIAAFAWVASRLVIAAYQSGEAAIIAPMQYSQIIWASIFGYLFFEESIDQATAIGAGIIIASGLYIVLRESRSGASENTPVLRTRSRSETGTTPRVSLFMRTAGDTPPRPDDHESDSPS
- the leuB gene encoding 3-isopropylmalate dehydrogenase yields the protein MANPSLLILAGDGIGPEVMDEVKRIIGWFGDKRDLKFDVSEDLVGGAAYDAHGVPLHDDTMAKAQEVDAVLLGAVGGPKYDNLDFSVKPERGLLRLRKEMDLFANLRPAQCFDALADFSSLKKDIVAGLDIMIVRELTSGVYFGEPRGIHIEDNMRVGINTQRYTEAEIERAARAAFDLAMKRSKKVCSMEKANVMESGILWRDVVTEVHADYPEVELSHMYADNGAMQLVRAPKQFDVILTDNLFGDILSDCAAMLTGSLGMLPSASLGLPMANGRPKAMYEPVHGSAPDITGQGKANPIACILSFAMALRYSFDEGAEADRLEAAIEKVLADGARTADLMGPEGGTPLSTTEMGDVILAALDASV
- a CDS encoding endonuclease/exonuclease/phosphatase family protein, encoding MLIVVGAAGMAHAETIRVATFAAPLSGDGPGLLLRDIQAGDDTQIMAIQKVIAHVAPDILVLTDFDYDLDGIALAAFAASFTKPYPHLFALRPNAGLATGLDLNSNGRLGEARDAQGYGRFAGDGGMAILSRFPILAGQVTDLSDMLWKDLPDATLPQLADAPFLSAAVLDDLRLSSNGHWIVPIAVPGGPPLSVMAFDATPPVFDGPEDMNGLRNRDELRLWAHVLEGGLGPAPDSFAIAGNANLDPNGGEGYRQAMTDFLALSSLQDPLPDQVTASWPEDGPGDLRVSYVLPSREWRITDAGVFWPAPDDPDRALIGDDGLTAGPHRLVWVDISR
- the leuD gene encoding 3-isopropylmalate dehydratase small subunit: MQKFTKLSGIAAPMPLVNIDTDMIIPKQFLKTIKRSGLGVNLFDEMRYDDDRNEIPDFVLNKPQYRDTQILVAGENFGCGSSREHAPWAIADFGITCVIAPSYADIFYNNCFKNGILPIVLPQEQVDVLMKDAEKGSNARIEIDLDAQTVTTSDGDTFSFEVDSFKKHCLMNGLDDIGLTMEKAASIDTFEAKAAAARPWV